The DNA window CACTCGTCGTATCACGAACAGTTTAGAAAGTCTCGtcctctcgttctctcgtcACCTCGGATATATCCATCTAGGATATGTATAgctatatatatcgtatatgtatagaaaGATACTGATTATGTTATTGCATTCGAGTTCGAGGAAAGTCACGGATTTTTGCAGTATCGTCAAAGggagaagtagagagagaaagagagagagagagagagagagagagagagagagagagagagaggaagagagagagaaagagagagagagagagagagagagagagggagagagagagaaagagaaagaaaaataataaaaataagatataaaaaattgtgtaGCCGTAagtgtttataaaaaagaaaatttacattCTTCGATTcatcaatttaatataaattatgataaatataacataaattatgattaatagaAATAGCTAATATGAATTTATCTAGATGTACAAGCGcgagtatatatttttacatttttaaatccatcttttttcttttttctttctttcttcttttttttcttttttttttttttttttttttttaatttaaagacgatttatttttcaaattttcgaacgaagaaatgaaatgtcttttcaattaacaaatttacGATTGGAAAAATGCAACGATACCATTTACAAAATCTAAAGAGATCCATTAGCATTAGAGAGGAAAAAGTCGTACGATTTTCAGACAACGCGAGTTTCAGATAGTCGTCGATAAGCCGAGAATATACGATGATGGATCGTCGAGTTCGGGTCTTTCGAGGAGATGTCGTTTCCTTCGAATTTTTCACAACGTGCGACACCGGGTTACAGCGATCGGGCTTCATTCCCGATGAATTTCCTTCTTCGGTTGGAACTTACACGTAGCACAGAGTTAAGATAAAAAAGCACAAGTTTGCCCGTATATGTACCGCCGCCCCCTCTTCTCTTCACCTTCCTCCGATATGTGTACGTATCcttatgtaggtatgtatgtaagtacttacgCCTTCCGCGATTACATGAGTCTGTTATGTTCCCGTCAACTTTTCGAAGAGAGTTAGTTTCTCTTCCCGTCGAGTTTGACACTTCGTTCGATTTGTCCTTATAACGGCtttcatagaaatttttttcttatcttttttcttttttcttttttcttttttcttttttttttttgtatacatCTAATTTAAGctctaaagaaaataaattacgcgataatttcgtatatagaaatattaccgcatggaacgaataaataaattatatcctcttttcttcttttctttcttcttcttcttcttcttcttcttcttcttcttctccttcttaagaatttttccaaagatttgattatttaacaaagtagtaaaaaattattcgtacgaatttaatcattaataatcgtacatataacgaattaaaaaaaagaattgaaaaaattaacgaCTTCCTCGATTGAGcttttgattaaattaaaattataatttatatgcgataattaatataaatttataattacaaaagtctaaaattttttaaaacctaaaattataaaaaataatattttaggaACGACATCggaataaatttgttttggtaaaagatattttaaaatgtacTTGGTCATCGGGTCACTGGGATccatctgtctctttctttcttttctctttctctttacgtaGACGTTTAGAATGTATACGTGATTAACGAgaacacacacgtacatatgtgcacacgcacacgcatacacatatacatcaTTAACGAGTAATCTTTTCCTGGCCGCGGTCGTGGTACCATCAACGCGTTTTGCATTGGATAAACTTGAAACGACTACGAGACGTACGAGCGAATCGCATGCATACCACGTTCAGTATGCTCGTGTACGtgttcgtgaaaaaaaaaagaaaagaaaaagaaaaaagagaaagagagaaatggaaaacTCTCACCTTACCCGTCCTTTCGTGCGACAGTTTGCGCGTTTTAGGGGCTTTAATTTCCGTACGAATAGGTTCGATCGAATTACGAGACGaaaattcgaacgaacgacgaCAAGATTTTTCCATCGagatttttgtcgttattgaataaaatgaaacaaaaaaaagaaagaaaaaaagaaaatgcgaCAGTAATCtttgatttaattgaaaattcctGTTTtgaacataaatattaattgaaacataaatatcaattattatttaattactcattaattcattatttatttaattatttattgaataatagattattaattaattagtgtGTTTGTTTCACTATCGATTAAAActagataatatatttcatcctatgaaatttattatattaaaacaatcgCAAGTGCAATAAGGTAAacttaaacgataaaaagtagGTGAAAGATAAaggtatatcgtatataatgtTCTATAACGGTATATTCAACTAATACCATACGTGCCTTGCTTTCAAGAGTTGCGAATTATATATCAATAGGACATCGCCCCCATTCATTGAGActtagagaaaaggaaaaagagagaaagagagagagagagagagagagattttatatcgtttgttttttctcttagcAGAGAAAACATCGTTTGAAGATTTTCTACTATTTCTTGGAgatattttacgatttataAGGTTTACTTTTGTTGTGATTTTCACGATCCAAAATACGAAATAGTGAAGAGAGTTGCTCgtgaaaattctctctcttttctctctctctctctctctctctctctctctcgcgcaaATTTCCACGTTTCGAGTCAATCTCACACGTCGTTGAAGTTCCAGCATCCAATCTTcgattgtctctctctccctctctctctctttttcttcctctctttggAAGTGAATGCATCGTGAGAAAATAGCGAAAGATAAGCGCGAGTGAATTGAAGAGTTGTATCGGCTCGCAACACTCACGGAGAAAGCGCAAGTACCGAGCATCGTACCATGATTAAAAgcagacagaaaaagagatatataaggaaggaaacagagaaagagagagagagagagaacaaagtaCGTATTTAATGAGACAAAACATCTTCTATCTCGCTCTTTTCTACCGAGCATTATAAAAGCGTGCGGATCATTGAATGCGTGGGAGTTAGCAACCTCGTCTATATCTTCCTCTTCATTTCCTAGTATTTCCTCTTCTAATACGAATAACTAGCATTTTTCACGAGTCGATCGAGAAAATCAAATttctctataaaaatatttcaatggaactcatcactttttttttttttttattaattcgagATCAATGTCcggatacatatatatatatatatatatatatatatatatatatatatatatatatatatatatatatggttattgtaaaaataatataaaatgaaagagagaaaaattgataatttcaACGACGATTCTAtagttaaatatttcaatgataattaaGTCGAAAGTGATTGATGAAGTTGTTGTTGGTCTCGAACGAAAGTTTTGGACGGTAGATTAAATTCCGTGTTTTATGTTAATGTCACTTTTACGAAGAGGGGAAAGAAGAGTCGTTTCTTACGGTTCTTTAACCATAAGATATAtgagaatttttcttaaagaGTATAAAGAATACGAACGTAATATAACGCTCGATTTAATCACCAATTGTTTATGACTTACTGCTATTAAGCGAACAcgctatattaaatatacttgttattattcattagaAAGATctcgatttaataaaataatgattaacgATTTCGAATTAATGAATCTTAGCGGAATTCTTATATCACAAGTATACGTTACAAAcagataatgaatataatttatttttattgtcttgaaaataattgatttgatgataataattaatgttataatgcgAACATATtgcatatagatatataaaatataaaaatgtttatggtTAACCTTAATAAAGTTAAGATAGTAGAAAAGCTCGATACGTCTGCGACGTGTTAACTAACGATACTGGAaggaatttcatttttatagtgTTCTTACGCGCAATTTAATGTTTCGACGTTGAGGTTAATGTACCTTTGCCTTTCAGACTGGTTTACGAGTACTGAGAATGTAAGAATACGGACGTACGTGATCATTTGAACCTGACATTTACGGTAACCGACGTGAGAGTGATCAACCAGTACTTCGTGATTATTTCAAAATCCAAACTGCAACTTCCTTACGGTCACGTTCATCCTATAATTTGCGAGTTTAAGATACTACATTTACGATTTTATGAACCGCATGATAAATCTGATGATGAATACCAAGAAATATGACAAATATACAAAACTTATGAACCGCAAGAAAAAGATCTTACCGAACCGCATAATAAATCTGACGAATATcaagaaatatgataaatatatccaAGTTATGAGCAGGTAGAAATGAGACGTTATATGACGTCATGATAAATCTGactaaagtaaagaaatatgataaatatattaaactttattaacattaatcatatagtgtttcttttttttttgtttttttcttctaaaaagGTTATCTGATGataataatctaaataatGGAGtagttataaaaaagatgtcgtagaaaatatttattaaatgatttaaaaaatagcaatataataatcgttatgtagcagaaatatttttataataattttataatattcgttcaatttcacttCGGACCgaagtaaataagaaaatgtaaagaagGAATCTCAACGATTATACAGTGGAATCTTAGAAGCCATGAACGATCGAACTATACGTTAAAGATTCGCTATAAACCGAATGATAGCGACTCGTAGAAAGTCGTTCTCGGTTCTTCACCAATGAAAGTTATTAGTAAAACGATCGGAGGCTATCTCGATCTGTGCGATGCGTGAAATCGATCCTTGATCATCCagcttcttcgtctttttcttctgtttttcttctttttatcctcgGGCTCTACTCTCGTCATTACCCGACAGAATTATATTTCAAGTCACGTGTTCTCTTCCTCGATCGAGATTGGAATTGTATCGGTCTTATCCGTCTAAaccattgaaataaaaaatctcgGAAAAAATTTGAGAGCGaaggaaaatttaattacacatttatgtacatttatgtacatatatgtatataaataaaaaaacagcagtatcatttttctaaatatatatatttttaaatatcatataatattattttctaaataaataaatatatatatatatatatatatatatatatatatatatataatgaacttAACTATAGTTAATAACGGACTAGTTATAAAAAACTTAACTATAGTTAAGTTCATTATCAATATGAAATtagttttaaaatatcataaattttttaatttttaataatatatctgatCGATAAGTATATGCGATCAtccgatattttttaaatcttagaATTATAAACTCCTGATCGAATATTCtccaaaatatttcttaacgtCTCATTCAgtggaatatttttatcaacatTCCTacgttatcttttcttctttttttttttttatgtatatatctcaTTTAAGTTGCACAAATTATTTACttgattgaaattgaattggAAATTGGCAAAATTAAGATTCGATGTTGCAATCGGTAATTCAGATGGAATTTCTATCTTCAATGGAATTCGAAACCAAAAACGGTGAGATTACGAAAGACGGTAGCCTGTTATCGATATGACGTAACGGGGATCCATCGAtatatcatcattttttttcttttttctttttttcattttcttttgctaccaccttttacttttatcataaatatcaatCGTACGTTTCATAACGTAATAGCTcttgaatgaataaattttgaatGGTAAATTTAATGATTACATACAGTATTACATGAAAAGATGATGTTCTTAAAATTCATATCCGAGTTTATAGTTGGAACGTAAGTAATGTGAAATTTCATGCAACTAAgaataaattcgattaaaaaatttcccaaaatttactttaaatttaacgatttaatttatcttcCAATGGAAAAAGCCAAAAATATCATATCATACACGAAacgtacatattttttttttctttttccattcaaGGTTTAGGAGTATGAGGATTATCGTCTGTTTGCTGTTCCTCGGCGTAATCGCCGTGAACGCCCAACGTCGATTGTCCTTGCCGGATCCACGAAGTTGTGCGAATCGTAAgtattctatataaaattttataatggattTTCGAggggataaagagaaaagaagaagataaaaaaaaagcgaaaataacatagagaaaaagagaactttcatttcaaatgaatgaactataaataatatctgtgCTATATTAtgatacaattaaaaatattttattaatgctttagagatcattattatattcgttcgattaatggttaattataaaaaaataaaaaaaaaaagacgatgaTGGATAGAAAGTAACGTTCCGATCGATTACAACGTTTCGATACAGCAATGATATCGGACAATCTTCACAACCTAGATCCCCTTCgatttgagagagaaaaaaaaagaacaaaaaagaaactttcgcgaatttaaaagaaattttttttgaacgaaGAAACATGAGAGTCTGTGATTTAGAACGGAGGTTCTTAAACGACGATAGTCACGAAAGTATCCatctataattacgatttaaGTATGCGTCGCGTTTCCCGgctgtaataatatttcattcgagTTTGAGCACTTTATTGTAGTTAAGTTAAATGTTTTGTGCGACTATTAAAGAGACGTAGTTAACCCTAACCAACTGACCATGGCTAATCGTAGGGATTTTGCTGCAGTTATTCATtgcctctcttctctctctctctctctctctatatatatatatatatatatatatatatatatatatatatatatatttctttctcaagttttatgtatgtacatatatatatatatatatatatatatatatatatatatatacatttttctttctcttcctttttctctctccttgtctatctccctttcaatttcttttccacTTCCGAaggttatattttattacgtgAGAAAGAGGACGAACTATCGggtagaaaaaaatcgaacatCCATGTAAGTATGTCGGCAATTTTTACATCTCTATtacctttttctgtttttctttttccaatcaatataaatttgttcatTATCGATTTGTCCTATATTATGATAGATCgctaaattattatctattcgtATTACTTCATCGAAACTTATTGAACTCTTTCGTTACTCAAGCGTATAGTAACTATACTCAGACAAGAAAACAGAAATCATTGATCCACGGATATGGCAATCAAGTGTTTCAACGAGATGTCTCGTCCTTCTCCGCTTTCCTAATCAAACGTATCCAAAGCCTTTTATTGATCATTAATGCGGTCGACTTGAGACAGAGATGGTAGCGCAACGAATTCATGTTTTTGATGTAAACGGAATTAACGATCgtcttacaaaatatatagtaactgtaaagatatttatacgATGTAGATCATcgatgtttaaaaaataatataaataaataaataaaagaaaagaaaagaaaaagaaaataaacagatCGGAAAGGAACACATcgattattgtatttaaaaaaaaaaacaatggcaatcttgtgtaattattatcacgatTCGCAGGCGTTCGTCATGCGAGTTACAGGGACGCAAGGGGTGTCTCTCATTCGTACTTCTTCAGTTGGGAACATTTGCCGACTAGAAGCCTCGAGGTGGACTGGCTTGATGCTCGTAACATTTGCCGTCGTCATTGCATGGACGCGGTATCTCTCGAGACGCCACAGGAAAATGAATTCATCAAGCAAAGAGTAGCCAGAGGTAAATTTATGTGAACTTTGTGTAACGCACGATTCGTATTCGATGGGTACATTCTCATTTAAACGTATTTTAAAAGACAGATTTCAACTTTCGTtgataagattttattttcgatagtaAATCTTCGTTTCTCGTTATAATATTCCACGAATTACATtgctagaaaaagagagaaaaaaaatttctttcgtaacATCCAACGCATTCGTAGGGTATATCTTTTGAATTAAATTCTCTCGTGTtgtaagaaaagtaatatttgTGTTACGAGATAAATTTCAAGTATACGTATTTCGTAACTCACGTAACATActcatttttattgaaatacgTAGTTCACTTTCACCAAAGtcgtaaaaaaatgaaattaagagaacgaaaaatgCTCTCGCGTGTATCGGACTCCCGCGATGTATCATAAAATCTCAAAATGATCTTTTGGTTAATTTAAATCGGACGcgtgagaataaaaaaagaaaaatgaaaaaagaaaaaaagaaaagaaaagaaaacggaaggaaagattataaaattagaGAAAGGTATccctttaaaatgatttacACTTTAATCgacatttaatattacatactACATATATTTGCTGTATCAAAAGTTTtcttaatgtaatataaatgatcATAAGTGGAAAATCATCATAAATTTGGATTCATGCGAGAAGGTAGAAATTAGATTTTCGAAGCGAGAATCGAATAATTTCGAATCAagggaaatattatttaacgcGATTCCGTCGTCAGGAAACGTGAGATACATCTGGACTTCTGGACGTAAATGCAATTTTAACGGTTGCGACCGTCCCGATCTTCAACCGCAAAATGTCAACGGATGGTTCTGGTCTGGATCCGGTGCTAAAATCGGACCGACCAGCCAACGTAATTCTGGGGATTGGAGTCATACTGGTGGATACGGTCAGCCACAGCCAGACAACCGCGAGGCTGCTCAGGTACTGCGGTCttttccattctctctttactttccCTTCGATTTCGTTCGTCCTATTCGCGTTCGATTTTCTCATCTTCACTTATCCGATTCTATTTGATTGAAACTCCGTACAAAAagacctttctcttttccattctATTACCTTTCTTACGATCTATCGTAGATCGTATTTCATATAGGAAATATCCTctgatttttatcaatttcaaCATGACACGACTTCATTCGTGTtcatgaagaagaaaaagaaagaaagaaaaaagaaataaagaaagaaagaaaaaaataaatacgaagaAAGAGTTATCCCTTGAAAGATCTTGATTTTAACATTTATCATCACAGGGTAACGATGAATCCTGCCTGTCCATTCTCAACAACTTCTACAACGACGGCATTAAATGGCACGACGTTGCCTGTCATCACGTAAAGCCATTCGTTTGCGAGGACAGCGATGAGCTCCTGAATTTCGTCGCCTCTCGAAACCCGGGAATCCGTTTGTAAAGGTGTAAATGCATTCAACGAGAGACAACCCAGACGAGATCCCACAACGGACGATAGAcgcgataattaagataatgtCGCTTCGCGGTTATCCCATATTGCcgtttatttatgatttactaaccgataattttttatttacgaaatttgagactttttaatcttttgtGGTTCGTcaagagacaaaaaagaaaaaaaaaactattgaaCGATTAGATAATAGAGCACATATACGAAGTAAGGTGGCGTagcaaaagtattatatatatatgtcatcattttgtaccttttcttttttcttacataaatatatatatatatatatatagtttataatgTATCCTTCGATTTGTATCACATTATGAAAGGAAATTTCTCACGGGATGATCGCAAGTAAGTttagaatgattttttttttttttaagatattataccatcgatataatatatacttttatttcactttttgaTTACacaagtattttatataagaatatatttccGATATCATagggatataattttttaataagattaaacagAGATTCCTTTAAGCAAACTAATTATAACTATTtgattatcatataaattcaaatatcgCAATAACACCAAGAATATTTAAGATGCAACAATAGTCTCGATTTCCAAAGCTGATACACCACTTTGTTTAAAAGGTAAATAGACGCCTCCAAAGACTTGCAAGCCAAACATCGTAATGTTTTCCACGTCCAGAGGTTCCCCATTTGGTATTTTTCGACCATGGTAATAAGGCTTAAAACCATCTAACTTTAAGGAGACAGTTGAGAATTCTTCGCTCGACATTGGCGCCTGGATTAATgacgtacaaaaaaaaaaataaaaataaaaaaaagaaagaagaaaaaaaaagagaaataaaattttaaaaataagaaaacgtaCGTATACttgttttatttcgataatcatttataaatcaattttatttaaatttacctGGAAAAATTGCTCATAACTTATATCGTTATCTGAATCAAGCCCTTTATGCTTAAGGACAAtcttataatgattatttttcccCTGTCCACGACAATTAATCACAATAGTTTCGAAATCCGTCAGATTTAAATTTACTCGGGTTCTCACGCCAGCAAATCCAGCTCCGTTGGGTTGAGGATTgagaagagtgaaaaagaTCGCTCTCTGAAAGACTTGAGTTTTTTGCAAGACCAGCGTGGCTTTCGATTTTCCGACTGTTCTTACAGTATCCGATATCTCTTGCCAATCTTTCACGTTATTTATCCTCGTAAAGTCGAACAATGTCATTTTCCTCCTGCCATCAAACATCCCAATGGTTGGAATCTCATCGAAGCGCAACGACACGTAAAATGCCGCTTTCGCGAATCTTGTTTTATGCTTTTGTCAAGTTTAAGATATCGATCTGTCgaagtatacatatacacacacatatatatatatatatgtatatatatatgtatatatatatatcttacccGCTAGCCGGTTGCAAAAACGTGAGACTCATGAAGAAAGCAACGGTCATGCGATGATTCAACATTggcattatcattattcgcGGGATACGTAAATTCAACGACCTGGAATATTAAGATGTAGATAATGAAGTAGTGGAGAATTGCATTAACGAGCACGTTGATTTAAATCTTGATTATCTGCGAACCGTgtctatgatatttatttaagaaattaattattaaggtAAACtggaattatttttcaacagATCGGACGAAATTTTCACTTTAATcttattcattataatatgattgaaatttgcattttttataaaaaaaaaagagaaaaaaaaaattactctgGACATTTCTATTCTTATCGAGAGATTTACAAGACATaagaaagtaattattttgttaaaaattgaaaacaatTACACATTATATGATCTagtacgattttttttctcaaaaaaaaaaaaaaaaaaagaaaaaaaaaacgccgAACGCTCACAGAATAATCTCACAGTCTGATCACGACGCGTGTAGTTTAAAATGTAAACAAATACAATCGACGAGTAGTTCCGTATACGACCTCAGTCGTCTCTCAACGTTCTTACGAGTAGCATGttcgtataatatattgtattattttctaagaCGTTTAATACgacatatatattaacaaacgAGAATAGATTAATGttaaacatattatttatttaaaatattattgattacgttatttattttatagaaataatgatagaaaatttCGGTGTTTCGTTATTTGGTTAGAATGTTCGAAGTATTCGAACTTGAGATTTCGTCGCTAGATGGCACTGCATTGCGCCATTCATATTGAGTTCGTTCATTCATGAGTAATGCGTTttgaaattcattgaaattttagaTGCTTCATCTACCTGAATGGCagtttatttttaagaataataaaagaaaaatggctcAAGATAATAATACCGTGTCATTCAAGACAGCGCCAGGATTTTGTCCAGATTGCGGATCGATTCTTCCTCTGTTAGGTGACAAGGGCAATGTAACTTGTTATTCCTGTAAACGAAGCTGGGGACATGAAGGttagtttttataattacgttTCATTTCTAATGTTAGTGCGCACGTGCTGAAAGTATTGTGGAAAATTTAAATTCTACAAACGTTTATGTCAATTtggttcgttttttttctaataaaaatacgttATGACTTAATAGAGATCATAATTATCTTCACTTAAAACAAGCAATTGAATCAgacgatatttaataatcaattatttttatccaatgatttaataattaaacttaaTGCATATAGCTCTAATATGAAGAATAAATCTTTCGGAAGCTTTGTATTagatgattaattaaaaatatttctttttactctttgCTGATACATTGGTGTAATCTCTACCTTAGTATAGCATACAAATCTGATGTACTTTTAGTTTTTGGCGACATGGCTATGACTTATACTATATCTTTTAAATCAAAGAGTTCTTACTCTCATACAAAAGAGACCGATGACAATGATCAGGATGGTGATGGTCCAATAGTCGAACGTCGATGTCCACAGtgtcaaaatgaaaaaatgtcaTATGCAACATTGCAATTAAGATCAGCCGATGAAGGACAAACTGTGTTTTATACATGTACCAAGTGCAAGTACGTACGATGCCATAAGTACATGGACTTatgtttcaatttcattgaaaattaacAGCATAGATGATAagttataagatttataaaagttaattgTAGCAATTGATATacaagaaatttaattttgcaTTACAGATtcaaagaaacagaaaattcGTGATTTGGATATGTTTTGGGTCTTTCTatctttgaaatgaaaaattttaaacattagaatttaattaatttcaatacgaTCACTCTCTTCTAATAAAACATAGAACTTTATTTATGATACACTCAACAAATGATGAATGAGAAGGGtatataagtatttttataattctacaGGGTCAATAGTACAATTttgttataacaatatatggatatcttaattaaatagtaattaagtaatttcatatatacagTATGTCAGCATAAAaggtaacaattattttaataaattcattttgatCCACTTTTAAAACTGTTATGATGTAGTGGTCCtttgattaaaaaatcttattagtcataaattttttcttcgataatccTACCCCTTCTTTATATGACATTAACACATTGTTAATTGCCCACATTCTAATTATAGTTCATAATAGATATGCTATCTTGTGTCACAAGAAAAGGGTCTCATAAACTAATAGAGGAACTTTGTTATGTGAACTCTGAGTAGTAAAATTCTAAGAATttgattttgtattttaaaaatttacatttgcAGTTTCTTGTGAgggca is part of the Vespa crabro chromosome 8, iyVesCrab1.2, whole genome shotgun sequence genome and encodes:
- the LOC124426084 gene encoding uncharacterized protein LOC124426084, whose amino-acid sequence is MRIIVCLLFLGVIAVNAQRRLSLPDPRSCANRVRHASYRDARGVSHSYFFSWEHLPTRSLEVDWLDARNICRRHCMDAVSLETPQENEFIKQRVARGNVRYIWTSGRKCNFNGCDRPDLQPQNVNGWFWSGSGAKIGPTSQRNSGDWSHTGGYGQPQPDNREAAQGNDESCLSILNNFYNDGIKWHDVACHHVKPFVCEDSDELLNFVASRNPGIRL
- the LOC124426083 gene encoding uncharacterized protein LOC124426083 isoform X1, with protein sequence MTRSLNLRIPRIMIMPMLNHRMTVAFFMSLTFLQPASGRKMTLFDFTRINNVKDWQEISDTVRTVGKSKATLVLQKTQVFQRAIFFTLLNPQPNGAGFAGVRTRVNLNLTDFETIVINCRGQGKNNHYKIVLKHKGLDSDNDISYEQFFQAPMSSEEFSTVSLKLDGFKPYYHGRKIPNGEPLDVENITMFGLQVFGGVYLPFKQSGVSALEIETIVAS
- the LOC124426083 gene encoding uncharacterized protein LOC124426083 isoform X2 produces the protein MFDGRRKMTLFDFTRINNVKDWQEISDTVRTVGKSKATLVLQKTQVFQRAIFFTLLNPQPNGAGFAGVRTRVNLNLTDFETIVINCRGQGKNNHYKIVLKHKGLDSDNDISYEQFFQAPMSSEEFSTVSLKLDGFKPYYHGRKIPNGEPLDVENITMFGLQVFGGVYLPFKQSGVSALEIETIVAS
- the LOC124426085 gene encoding DNA-directed RNA polymerase I subunit RPA12; this encodes MLHLPEWQFIFKNNKRKMAQDNNTVSFKTAPGFCPDCGSILPLLGDKGNVTCYSCKRSWGHEVFGDMAMTYTISFKSKSSYSHTKETDDNDQDGDGPIVERRCPQCQNEKMSYATLQLRSADEGQTVFYTCTKCKFKETENS